The genomic interval ACGCCATGAGGTAGAAGGGCGCGGGGTACTCGTCGTGGTCGTCCGCGAAGCCGTACACCTCGGGGACGGGAATCGAGGTCTCGCGACCGACGAGCGCGAGCAGGCGCGGCTCCGAGCGGGCGATTTCCGGGCGGACGAAGCCGGCGGTCGTCGCTTTCAGCACGGCGGTGCGGTCGCCGTCGGGCGTCGCGCAGTCGACGACGGCGACGAAGTCGGTTCCCTCCTCGGCGCGCTCGTAGCCGCGGAGTTCCCACTCCGGGGCGCAGGCGCGGACCATCCCGGCGACGGCGTCGGCGTCCACGTCGGTCACGTCCCGTCCGAGTCGTGTCGCCGGTAAAAGTCTCGTGTCGGCGTGTGAGGGGTCGTCAGTCGTCGAGGACCCACTTGTCCGAGTAGGTCTGGCCGCAGGCGCAGGCGGCGTACGCGTGGAGGACGTCGCCCTCGGCGTAGAGGCCGCCGACCTCGGGGTTCTCGGCCTCGGTGAACGCGAAGACGAACCGCACGCGGTGGGCGTCGCCGGTGCCGGCCGGGCAGTCGCCGCCGGTGCAGTCGCGGCGGATGTCCCCCTCGGTGTCCATCGCCGCGCCGGCGAGGTCCATCGGGTCGATGCCGACCACGTCGGAGACGACCTCGCTCCCGCGGTCGCCGGGGAGGACGAGGACGTAGCCCGTGCCGACCTCTTCGGCGACGCCGGCGAGCGAGCCGGGGTCGCCGACGGCGTCGTCGTCGATGAACAGCAGGATGTCGTCGTGGCGCTCGCCGGCGAGGAACGCCTCGTAGGGGGTGCTCATTCGTCCCCCTCCGTCCGCCGGGCGATGTCGGCGAGTCCCTCGTCCGGGCGGTCGGGGACGCGATAGACGGCGCGCTCGCCGGGGGCGCGCAGGCCGTAGAAGAAGTCCTCCTCGACCACGTCGAGGTGGACGGTGCGGCCGAAGTCGAGCCCCTTCTCGTCGGCCCACTCGGCGAGGCGGTTCGGGCCCTCGCCCTCGCGGGCCATGCGGGCGTTGTCGTACGCGCCGCGTATCTCCAGGCTGTCGTCGATGGCGAGTTCGACCGTCGCGTGGCGGACCGCGCCGCCGAGCGAGAGCCGGACGACCTCGCCGCGCGGGAAGCGGTCGCGGGCCGCCTCGGGGACGGTTACCTTCGGGCGGTCGGTACGACCCGCGCGTTCGAGGGTGGCGCGCACGCTGTCCACGGCGTCGCTGGGAACTGACTCGGGCATGAAGGGGTCGGTTACTCGTCGTCGCCGTCGTCGCCCGCGCCGAACGCGGCGGCCACGTCCGCGTCGCCGGCGTCGATTACCTTGACGTTGATCTGGCGCGTCTCGTCGGAGACCTCGGCGCCGCGGACGGTGACGCGGCGGCGCTCGCCGTCGCGCTTGGGCTCGTAGCCCGTGCCGCCGGTGAGCAGGACCGCCTTCGTGCTCGTCCCCTGCACGTCGGCGCGCATCGGCCGGCCGGAGGTGTCGGAGCCGCCCGTGATCTCGAGCGTCGCGCCGTCGAGCCCGACCGCGCCGCCGTCGACCTCCTCGCCGATGGAGCGGCCGACGAATCGGTTCGCGTCCTGTCCGTCAACTTCGAGCTGGTACGTCGCGCCCTCCTCGGGGTCGGCGACGACGACCTGAAAGTCTGCCATACGGTGTGAGTATCGGCGCGCGATGAAAAGGGTATTGAAACCGCCGTGTCCCGGATTCGGCCGAGTGGCGGGCGAGCGCGGGGGTTCAGTCGGCCGCGGTCGGCCCCCCGGAGCCGACGACGTACTCGCGGGTGACGTCCACGAGCGCGCGCCGGTACTCCGACTCGTCGGGGTCGGCGGCCAGCGACCGGAACGTCCGGCGGAAGGTGTCGAGCGACACCGCCGGCGCGTCGCTGGCGGCCGCCCGCGCGAGGTCGTACAGCCGGTGGTCGTCGGCGATGGCGTCGTGCCGCTCCAACAGCGCGAGCGCGAAGGCAGCGTTGACGACCGTTATCTCCGGGTCGGCGGCCTCGCTGGTCCGGGTCCACCCGCCCGGGGCGGCCGCGGGGCGGTCGGCCACCGCGGCGGCGAGCGACGACTCCATGAAGGCGACGAGTTTGTCCGCCGGCGCGAGCGCGAGCGTGATGTCGTCGGCGTAGATGTCCTTCATGTGGTTCGCTATCTGATAACAGTGCGCGAGCTTCCGCCGCTCGACGGAGCGACCCGCGAGCGCGAGGAAGAGCGCCTCCTCCGTCTTCATCGTGTGGGAGGGGTGGGACTCCTCGTGGCGGGCCATGTGGGCGAACTCGTGGAGCGCGAGTTCCCGGGCCATGGCGCTCGTGGCCGCCTGCGCGCTCATCACGAGCACGTGGTGGTCGTCGTAGTGGCCGGTGAGCGTCCGTTCGTCCGGGTCCTCGCGGACGTCGACCTCGACCGGGAGCGTCAGTTCCTGTTCGGTCTCGAAGAGGTCCCGGGCCGAGAGAAACGGCTCCGACGGCCCGCTACCCTTCACGCGCAAATCCATGCGTACTGTTGACACAGTGTGCCGCCCGCTTGAGCCTTGCGGCGCCGGGAGTTGGATTTACACCGCCCGCGGGCGTACGTCGGTCGTGGACACCGCGTGGCCGCTGTTCGTCGCGGCGTTGGCGCTGGCGGCGCTGGCGACCCTGCTTGCGCTCCTCGGCTTCGGCTCCCCGCCGATGCTCGTCGGGGCGGTCGTCGCCGCCGCCGGGAGCTACGTCTGTCTCCGCCGGAGCCACCGCGAACTCTCCCGGCGGGCCTACGCCCGCGTCGGCGTGGAGCGCAACCCCGACGGGACGGTCGGCCGGGAGGGGCGGGCCGCGCGGCGCTCGCGGTCGGCCGACATCGACTACGAGCCGCGCGACTGGGACGACCCGGACGACTGGCCGTTCGACGACCCGTTCTGGACCGGCACCGACGAGGAGGACGACCCGCCCGGCCCCGAGGAGGGCCCCGGCGAGTGGTGGGAGCGCCGGACCGGCCGCACCCCGTCGCGCGACGGCGGCGCACAGGTGGTGGCGCCCCGCGAGCGGGAGGCGTGCGACGTGCTCGGGGTGGACCACGACGCCGACGCCGAGACGGTGACGGCCGCCTACCGCGAGCGCGTGCTGGAGACGCACCCCGACCACGGCGGCGACGAGGAGTCGTTCAAGCGGGTCCGGTGGGCCTACGAGTATCTCAAGGAACACCGGGAGTGACCCGCTCCCGGAGGGCAGTTCGCCCGCGTGGGCCGCGTTACCACGGAATCGCGCGGTTTCGGTAGCGGTGAAACACTACCCTTTTGTCGCTGGTATCGCTACGCTCCTGCATAATGGGCCGACGTAAGAAGATCGTACAGGAGTGTGAGAAGCTGATGGACAAACCGGACCAGATCCGGAACATCGCCATCGCCGCTCACGTCGACCACGGGAAGACGACGCTGACGGACAACCTCCTCGCGGGTGCGGGCATGATCTCGCAGGACACCGCGGGCCAGCAGCTCGCGATGGACACGGAGGAGGACGAGCAGGAGCGCGGCATCACCATCGACGCGGCCAACGTCTCGATGACCCACGAGTACGAGGGCACGAACCACCTCGTCAACCTCATCGACACGCCGGGCCACGTCGACTTCGGCGGCGACGTGACCCGCGCGATGCGGGCCGTCGACGGCGCGCTCGTCGTCGTGGACGCGGTCGAGGGCGCGATGCCCCAGACCGAGACGGTGCTGCGCCAGGCGCTCCGCGAGGGCGTCAAGCCGGCGCTGTTCATCAACAAGGTCGACCGCCTCATCTCCGAGCTCCAGGAGGGGCCCGAGGAGATGCAGGAGCGGCTCCAGAAGGTCATCGGCGACGTCAACGACCTCATCCGCGGGATGACGGACGACATGGACGACGTCGACGACTGGACCGTCTCCATCCAGGACGGCACCGTCGGGATGGGCTCGGCGCTGTACAAGTGGGGCATCTCGATGCCCTCCATGCAGCGGACGGGCATGGACTTCGGCGAGATCATCGACCTCGAACAGAACGACGAGCGCCAGGAGCTCCACGAGCGGACGCCCCTGTCGGACGTCGTGCTCGACATGGTCTGTGAGCACTTCCCGGACCCGCTCGACGCCCAGCCCCGCCGTATTCCGCGCGTCTGGCGCGGCGACGCGGAGTCCGACCTCGCCATCGACATGCGCGAGGTCGACCCCGAGGGCGAGGTCGTCCTGATGGTCACCGACATCGGTATCGACCCCCACGCCGGGGAAATCGCCGCCGGGCGTGTGTTCTCCGGCACCATCGAGAAGGGCCAGAACCTCTACGTCTCGGGTACCGCGGGCACGAACCGCGTCCAGTCCGTCGGCATCTACATGGGCGGCGAGCGCGAGGAGGTCGACCGCGTGCCGGCCGGCAACATCGCGGCCGTCACGGGCCTGAAGGACGCCATCGCCGGCTCCACCGTCTCGTCCGTCGAGATGACCCCGTTCGAGTCCATCGAGCACATCTCCGAGCCGGTCATCACGAAGTCCGTCGAGGCCCAGAACATGGACGACCTCCCGAAGCTCATCGAGACGCTCCGACAGGTCTCGAAGGAGGACCCCACCATCCGCATCGAGATCAACGAGGACACCGGCGAGCACCTCATCTCGGGGCAGGGCGAACTCCACCTGGAGGTCATCACCCAGCGTATCGAGCGTAACCAGGGCATCCCGGTCATCACCGGCGAGCCCATCGTCGTCTACCGCGAGTCGCCGACGGCGCAGTCGCGCGAGGTCGAGGGTATCTCGCCGAACCGCCACAACCGCTTCTACATGTCCGTCGAGCCGCTCTCGGAGGACATCGTCGAGCTGCTGAAGCTCGGCGAGGCGACGATGGACATGCCGGAACTGGAGCGCCGCGAGGCGCTGATGGAGGCCGGCATGGACAAGGACACGGCTCAGAACGTCGAGCACATCTACGGCTCGAACATCCTCATCGACGACACGAAGGGGATTCAGCACCTCAACGAGACGATGGAGCTGGTCATCGAGGGGCTCGAGGAGTCGCTCGACGACGGCCCGCTCGCCGCGGAGCCGGTCGAGGGCGCGCTGCTGCGCCTCCACGACGCCCGGCTCCACGAGGACGCCATCCACCGCGGCCCGGCGCAGGTCATTCCGGCGACCCGCGACGCGGTCCACACCTCGCTGATGGACGCCGAGATCCGGCTGCTCGAACCCATCCAGAACGTCCGCATCGACGTGCCCAACGAACACATGGGCGCGGCGTCGGGCGAGATCCAGGGTCGCCGCGGCCGCGTCGACGACATGTACCAGGAGGGCGACCTCATGGTCGTGGAGGGCATCGCGCCCGTCGACGAGATGATCGGCTTCTCGTCGGACATCCGCAGCGCGACGGAGGGTCGCGCGTCGTGGAACACGGAGAACGCCGGCTTCCGCGTGCTGGCCGACAACCTCCAGCCCGACATCATCCACGAGATCCGCGAGCGCAAGGGTATGAAGACCGAACTGCCCGAGCAGATCAACTACCTGTAACCCGGCCCGTCTCTCCTCTCTCTCCCGTTCTCCACCCCGCCCAGCCGCGGCTACCGGCCCGGCAGTAGCGTGTCGTAGGCGTCGTCGATGGCCTCGTTCACCTCGTCGCCGTTACCGCCCCACGGGTTCCGCGAGAAGTAGTAGAGGCCGGCGAACAGCACGCCGACGTCGGTGGCGACCGCCGGCGCGACCGCCGAGAGGCCGAACGCGGTGATGCCGGCGAGGACGCCGGCGGCGAGGATATCGAGCACCTGGTACGCGAAGCTCATACCCGGCCTCGGGCCGCGAACGGTTTCGCGGTTACGGCCGCGGAGTTTGTGATGGACGGGAGGCTTATGCGCGGCGGGGTGTACGACCGGGTATGACCGGGGTGACCGCGTCGTGAGCGACGCCGTACACGCGTACACCGTACGGCTCGAACTCGTGGACGAACCGGGCGAGCTACTGCGCACGCTCGAACCCATCGCGGAGAACGGGGGGAACCTCCTCTCGATATTCCACGAGCGCGGGAACCTCACACCGCGGGGCCACATCCCCGTGGAGGTGGACGTCGAGGCGACGCCGGAGCGGTTCGAGGCCATCGTCGAGGCGCTGCGCGACTCGGGCGTCAACGTCGTACAGGCGGGGGAGGAACGGTACAGCGAGGAGGTGACCGTCGTGTTGACGGGCCACCTCGTGGACACGGACCTCTCGGACACGCTCCGGCGGGTGCAGGACTGCGGGCGTGCGTCGGTGACGGACGTGTCGCTGTCGGCGCCGGGCGGCACCGAGGACGTGTCGTCGGCGCGGCTCCGGCTGGCGGCCGAACAGGGCGGGACGACCGAGGCCCTCGACGCGGTGCGCGCCGTCGCCGCGGAGAAGGACCTGCAGGTCATCGCGCCGCTGGCGGGGGGCGAGGCGTGAGGCTGGCTCTCGCCGGGGCGGGCGCCGTGGGCGCGAGCACGCTCGAACTCGCGGGCGAGTACGGCCACGAGGTCGTCGCTATCGCGGACTCGTCGTCCGCCGCGGTCTCGGAGGAAGGGCTCGACCCCGAGACGGTTCTCGACCGGAAACGGGAGACGGGGAGCGTGGGAGAAGCCGACCCCGAGGCGCTGTTCGCGGCCGACTACGACGCCCTCGTGGAGGCGACGCCGACGACGCTCGGCGACGCCGAACCCGGCTTCTCGCACGTGAAGCGGGCGCTCGAAGCCGACCGGCACGTCGTGCTGGCGAACAAGGGACCGGTCGCCGAGCGGTACGCCGACGTGCGCGACCTCGAAGCCGGAAGCGACGGCGAGGTACTGTTCGAGGCGACGGTCGGCGGGGCGATTCCCGCGCTCTCGACCATCACCGACGTGGGGCCGGGGCGGGTGACCGCCGTCCGGGGCGTGCTGAACGGGACGGCGAACTTCGTGCTGTCGCGGATGGCCGCGGAGGGGCTCGGGTACGAACACGTGCTCGCGGAGGCACAGGACCTCGGCGTCGCGGAGGCGGACCCGAGTTTCGACGTGGAGGGAACCGACGCGGCC from Halosegnis marinus carries:
- a CDS encoding homoserine dehydrogenase, producing MRLALAGAGAVGASTLELAGEYGHEVVAIADSSSAAVSEEGLDPETVLDRKRETGSVGEADPEALFAADYDALVEATPTTLGDAEPGFSHVKRALEADRHVVLANKGPVAERYADVRDLEAGSDGEVLFEATVGGAIPALSTITDVGPGRVTAVRGVLNGTANFVLSRMAAEGLGYEHVLAEAQDLGVAEADPSFDVEGTDAALKCVILANVLYDREYTLADAEVAGIEGVPGSALELAAEDGRTVRLVGEVADGEVRVGPRLVPENGTLAVTGTRNIVQLDTEHAGRLNISGRGAGGHETASAVLADVGRLARR
- a CDS encoding DUF7112 family protein, which codes for MPESVPSDAVDSVRATLERAGRTDRPKVTVPEAARDRFPRGEVVRLSLGGAVRHATVELAIDDSLEIRGAYDNARMAREGEGPNRLAEWADEKGLDFGRTVHLDVVEEDFFYGLRAPGERAVYRVPDRPDEGLADIARRTEGDE
- a CDS encoding 30S ribosomal protein S6e, whose translation is MADFQVVVADPEEGATYQLEVDGQDANRFVGRSIGEEVDGGAVGLDGATLEITGGSDTSGRPMRADVQGTSTKAVLLTGGTGYEPKRDGERRRVTVRGAEVSDETRQINVKVIDAGDADVAAAFGAGDDGDDE
- a CDS encoding elongation factor EF-2, which translates into the protein MGRRKKIVQECEKLMDKPDQIRNIAIAAHVDHGKTTLTDNLLAGAGMISQDTAGQQLAMDTEEDEQERGITIDAANVSMTHEYEGTNHLVNLIDTPGHVDFGGDVTRAMRAVDGALVVVDAVEGAMPQTETVLRQALREGVKPALFINKVDRLISELQEGPEEMQERLQKVIGDVNDLIRGMTDDMDDVDDWTVSIQDGTVGMGSALYKWGISMPSMQRTGMDFGEIIDLEQNDERQELHERTPLSDVVLDMVCEHFPDPLDAQPRRIPRVWRGDAESDLAIDMREVDPEGEVVLMVTDIGIDPHAGEIAAGRVFSGTIEKGQNLYVSGTAGTNRVQSVGIYMGGEREEVDRVPAGNIAAVTGLKDAIAGSTVSSVEMTPFESIEHISEPVITKSVEAQNMDDLPKLIETLRQVSKEDPTIRIEINEDTGEHLISGQGELHLEVITQRIERNQGIPVITGEPIVVYRESPTAQSREVEGISPNRHNRFYMSVEPLSEDIVELLKLGEATMDMPELERREALMEAGMDKDTAQNVEHIYGSNILIDDTKGIQHLNETMELVIEGLEESLDDGPLAAEPVEGALLRLHDARLHEDAIHRGPAQVIPATRDAVHTSLMDAEIRLLEPIQNVRIDVPNEHMGAASGEIQGRRGRVDDMYQEGDLMVVEGIAPVDEMIGFSSDIRSATEGRASWNTENAGFRVLADNLQPDIIHEIRERKGMKTELPEQINYL
- a CDS encoding DUF5807 family protein, producing MSTPYEAFLAGERHDDILLFIDDDAVGDPGSLAGVAEEVGTGYVLVLPGDRGSEVVSDVVGIDPMDLAGAAMDTEGDIRRDCTGGDCPAGTGDAHRVRFVFAFTEAENPEVGGLYAEGDVLHAYAACACGQTYSDKWVLDD
- a CDS encoding J domain-containing protein, which produces MDTAWPLFVAALALAALATLLALLGFGSPPMLVGAVVAAAGSYVCLRRSHRELSRRAYARVGVERNPDGTVGREGRAARRSRSADIDYEPRDWDDPDDWPFDDPFWTGTDEEDDPPGPEEGPGEWWERRTGRTPSRDGGAQVVAPREREACDVLGVDHDADAETVTAAYRERVLETHPDHGGDEESFKRVRWAYEYLKEHRE
- a CDS encoding amino acid-binding protein produces the protein MSDAVHAYTVRLELVDEPGELLRTLEPIAENGGNLLSIFHERGNLTPRGHIPVEVDVEATPERFEAIVEALRDSGVNVVQAGEERYSEEVTVVLTGHLVDTDLSDTLRRVQDCGRASVTDVSLSAPGGTEDVSSARLRLAAEQGGTTEALDAVRAVAAEKDLQVIAPLAGGEA
- a CDS encoding DUF5781 family protein, translating into MDLRVKGSGPSEPFLSARDLFETEQELTLPVEVDVREDPDERTLTGHYDDHHVLVMSAQAATSAMARELALHEFAHMARHEESHPSHTMKTEEALFLALAGRSVERRKLAHCYQIANHMKDIYADDITLALAPADKLVAFMESSLAAAVADRPAAAPGGWTRTSEAADPEITVVNAAFALALLERHDAIADDHRLYDLARAAASDAPAVSLDTFRRTFRSLAADPDESEYRRALVDVTREYVVGSGGPTAAD